Proteins encoded by one window of Culicoides brevitarsis isolate CSIRO-B50_1 chromosome 2, AGI_CSIRO_Cbre_v1, whole genome shotgun sequence:
- the LOC134830916 gene encoding protein Star-like: MKSRVEEATNPSKSTRMFKKFGHGIVLTPRNLSAAPKEDEVNHYNLSTGVVTTHPSTYHAASSLKTTPPIIPDTLKPDTPSKLRQLLPILLCVISFATVMSILIVYIDTTEIRHQQFRLNMTRDYDLLGVQQDNPSLIAYIREVHMKKYPNMVTNFLATSGPAEHLNFTNSHELTPKLASDIASLVGNKQKGVFFQSLTGSSGPMMTAPWLAETLGWTGYIVEPDPRKYFALRKDNARRNGVQVIHACLSPTGYPKEVTLHHEDLNDVKITSVTDEEDWFHSRVKCFPLYTLLLAVNHTQIDVLSLGCQGQELEILQTIPWNKVQINVISLHLSHNFDHFEMETAFYTKRLINFMRSRFYKLATQVSHNLIFTKIGSARNL; encoded by the exons atgaaatcaAGAGTCGAAGAAGCAACAAATCCATCCAAAAGCACgagaatgttcaaaaaattcggACATGGTATCGTACTGACGCCCCGAAATTTGTCCGCCGCCCCAAAAGAAGATGAAGTGAATCACTACAACTTGTCGACGGGCGTCGTAACGACACATCCATCCACGTACCACGCGGCATCTTCGCTGAAAACGACACCACCGATCATTCCAGACACCCTCAAGCCCGATACGCCATCAAAACTGCGCCAATTGCTGCCCATTCTGCTATGCGTCATCTCCTTCGCCACCGTCATGAGCATTCTCATTGTCTACATCGACACGACAG agATCCGACACCAGCAATTCCGATTAAACATGACACGGGACTACGATCTGCTGGGTGTGCAACAAGATAACCCCTCGCTCATTGCGTACATCCGTGAAGTGCATATGAAAAAGTACCCGAACATGGTGACGAATTTCCTTGCCACTTCGGGGCCTGCAGAGCATTTGAACTTTACGAATTCGCATGAACTCACGCCGAAACTGGCGAGCGATATTGCGTCATTAGTCGGAAATAAGCAAAAAGGAGTTTTCTTTCAATCACTCACCGGATCGAGTGGACCGATGATGACAGCGCCATGGCTTGCCGAGACACTCGGATGGACCGGATATATCGTCGAGCCAGATCCACGGAAGTATTTTGCGTTGCGCAAAGATAATGCGAGACGAAACGGCGTGCAAGTCATCCATGCGTGTCTCAGTCCTACCGGATATCCCAAAGAG gtaacGTTGCATCATGAGGACTTGAATGACGTTAAAATTACGAGTGTAACGGATGAGGAGGATTGGTTCCATTCTCGTGTCAAATGTTTCCCGCTCTATACGCTGCTGCTTGCCGTGAATCACACACAAATTGATGTCTTGAGTCTCGGGTGTCAAGGACAGGAATTGGAG attCTCCAAACAATTCCATGGAACAAAGTACAAATCAACGTAATTTCCCTGCATCTCAGTCACAACTTTGATCACTTCGAGATGGAAACGGCCTTTTACACCAAGCGACTGATCAACTTTATGCGTAGCCGTTTCTACAAACTGGCAACGCAAGTATCCCACAATCtcattttcacgaaaattggTTCCGCGCGGAATCTGTAA